Proteins encoded by one window of candidate division WOR-3 bacterium:
- a CDS encoding division/cell wall cluster transcriptional repressor MraZ, translating into MGRNNRINPVDEKGRVSFPHDLRKVLSPDGNGKIILTRGPEKCIWVFSEREWKNFENAFREKGVGDFKNRSLMRLLLGDAVETEFDNHGRILIPGHLAEYAGIKRECRFVRMFAWIEIWDPARYEETIEKVKEEIDYDQYFGNFKF; encoded by the coding sequence GTGGGAAGAAATAACCGAATTAATCCGGTTGATGAAAAAGGGAGAGTTTCCTTCCCACATGATTTGCGTAAGGTGCTCTCCCCTGATGGAAATGGAAAAATAATTTTAACAAGAGGACCTGAGAAATGTATATGGGTCTTTTCGGAAAGGGAATGGAAAAATTTTGAAAATGCCTTCAGGGAAAAAGGTGTAGGAGATTTTAAAAACAGAAGCCTTATGAGGCTTTTACTTGGTGATGCAGTTGAAACAGAATTTGATAACCATGGAAGAATCCTTATACCAGGGCATCTTGCTGAATACGCTGGAATAAAAAGGGAATGCAGATTTGTAAGAATGTTCGCATGGATTGAAATATGGGATCCTGCAAGATATGAAGAAACCATTGAAAAAGTAAAGGAGGAAATAGACTATGATCAATACTTCGGTAATTTCAAATTCTGA
- the rsmH gene encoding 16S rRNA (cytosine(1402)-N(4))-methyltransferase RsmH, with translation MINTSVISNSEIKIHPSCMIKEVIEILKPENKKIIVDATFGTGGHSIHILKKTKGKLFAFEKDPFLYEKGKKTFENFKNFKIFNNSFTEIPEVLGKEGINKIDGIIFDFGLSFYHISSSNRGFTFKRKEILDMRYNPYENEELYKKLKKLTLKEIEFILKEYGELKNYKKTSLNIYKGIKEKEIKYTDEFNEIILKNIKYNKEKILQKVYQAFRIWINKEIENIKKTLSFLPQIMESGGIAVFLTYHSLEDRIIKNFLKTNSFKVITKKPITPSEKEIKEKPNCNSCKLRAGERI, from the coding sequence ATGATCAATACTTCGGTAATTTCAAATTCTGAAATAAAAATACACCCTTCCTGTATGATAAAGGAAGTTATTGAAATTTTAAAACCAGAAAATAAAAAAATTATTGTTGATGCCACCTTTGGAACAGGAGGACATTCTATTCATATACTTAAAAAAACAAAAGGAAAACTCTTCGCCTTTGAAAAAGACCCCTTCCTCTATGAAAAGGGAAAAAAAACTTTTGAAAATTTCAAAAATTTCAAAATCTTTAATAACAGCTTCACAGAAATACCGGAAGTTTTAGGAAAAGAGGGAATCAATAAAATTGATGGAATAATATTTGATTTTGGTCTATCCTTCTACCATATATCTTCCTCAAACAGGGGATTTACCTTCAAAAGAAAGGAAATCCTTGATATGAGATATAATCCATACGAAAATGAAGAACTTTATAAAAAATTGAAAAAACTCACTCTTAAAGAAATTGAATTTATCCTTAAAGAATACGGTGAATTAAAAAATTATAAAAAAACTTCCCTTAACATTTATAAAGGAATAAAGGAAAAAGAAATAAAATACACTGATGAATTTAATGAAATAATTTTAAAAAATATAAAATACAATAAAGAAAAAATATTGCAAAAAGTATACCAGGCTTTTAGAATATGGATAAATAAAGAAATTGAAAACATTAAAAAAACTCTTTCCTTTTTACCTCAAATAATGGAATCAGGTGGAATAGCTGTATTTCTTACATATCACTCTCTTGAAGATAGAATAATAAAAAACTTTTTAAAAACTAATTCTTTTAAAGTTATTACTAAAAAACCAATTACACCTTCAGAAAAAGAAATAAAAGAAAAACCAAATTGCAATTCATGCAAACTAAGGGCAGGAGAAAGAATATGA
- a CDS encoding penicillin-binding protein 2 produces the protein MLKNKETFRIKIFKNIILISFFLIFYKAINFQLLPQGRIYEEEGEKEFIRIKKIKAKRGDIYDRNLIPLAISIIKDDEWTRKYPFGFITSNLIGFVNSEDRGLEGIEFEFDNILKGKDGMIELFRTADGKYSKLPESKIILPENGKDIILTIDIRIQKICSKILKDYAEKYNAKKGWACVINPSNGEILALSSYPFFDPENYYKFKEESFRNNNIQYLFEPGSVFKPLTAIYAIKNSKVKLNELFDVSKPIIIKDVIINDPEIEKKKKNYFTLEEIIVNSSNIGISKVAERLKMEELINFAYRCGFGNPTGILFPGESSGLIEKKKKLTKVDLLTFSFGQGLLVSPIQIALFYSAIANNGYLLHPVLVKGIKDEKNFREFNSKIITRKIFDKEECLIIKNFLRKVVEEGSGKKAKIEGLSICGKTGTSQKVINGKYSNELSVMSFVGFFPEENPEYLIYLGLDEPQNVRFSSEIIPEMFKKIVEEILLIKEIALYEP, from the coding sequence ATGTTGAAAAATAAAGAAACTTTCAGGATTAAAATTTTTAAAAATATAATTTTAATCTCATTCTTTTTAATTTTTTATAAGGCTATAAACTTTCAGCTCTTACCCCAGGGAAGAATTTATGAAGAAGAAGGAGAAAAGGAATTTATAAGAATTAAAAAAATCAAAGCAAAAAGAGGTGATATTTATGATAGAAATCTTATACCACTTGCCATTTCAATAATAAAGGATGATGAATGGACAAGAAAATATCCCTTTGGCTTTATTACATCTAACTTAATTGGATTTGTTAATTCAGAAGATAGAGGGTTAGAAGGTATTGAATTTGAATTTGATAACATCCTTAAAGGAAAAGACGGAATGATTGAACTTTTTAGAACAGCAGACGGTAAATATAGCAAACTTCCTGAAAGCAAAATAATCTTACCTGAAAATGGAAAGGATATTATTTTAACAATTGACATAAGAATACAAAAAATCTGCTCAAAAATTCTTAAAGATTACGCCGAAAAGTACAATGCTAAAAAAGGTTGGGCTTGCGTTATAAATCCATCAAATGGTGAAATTCTTGCCTTATCCTCTTATCCTTTTTTCGACCCAGAAAATTATTATAAATTTAAGGAGGAAAGCTTCCGAAATAATAATATCCAGTACCTCTTTGAACCGGGGTCAGTCTTTAAACCACTTACAGCTATATATGCAATAAAAAATTCAAAAGTAAAACTAAATGAGTTATTTGACGTTTCCAAACCAATAATAATAAAAGATGTTATTATCAATGACCCAGAAATTGAAAAGAAGAAAAAAAATTACTTCACCCTTGAGGAAATAATTGTTAATTCTTCAAATATAGGGATTTCAAAAGTAGCAGAAAGATTAAAAATGGAGGAACTTATAAATTTTGCATATAGATGCGGTTTTGGGAACCCAACAGGTATTTTATTCCCAGGAGAAAGTAGTGGGTTGATTGAAAAAAAGAAAAAATTAACAAAGGTCGATTTATTAACTTTTTCCTTTGGCCAGGGATTACTTGTAAGTCCAATCCAGATTGCTCTCTTTTATTCTGCAATAGCAAATAACGGGTATTTGCTTCACCCTGTGCTTGTTAAGGGAATCAAGGATGAAAAAAACTTTAGAGAATTTAATAGCAAAATCATAACAAGAAAAATCTTTGATAAAGAGGAATGTTTGATAATAAAAAATTTTTTAAGAAAAGTTGTTGAAGAAGGTAGCGGTAAAAAAGCAAAAATTGAAGGTTTAAGTATTTGCGGCAAGACCGGAACTTCACAGAAGGTAATCAATGGAAAATATTCAAACGAACTTTCTGTAATGAGTTTTGTTGGTTTTTTTCCGGAAGAAAATCCAGAATATTTAATATATCTCGGTCTTGATGAACCACAGAATGTAAGGTTTTCCTCTGAAATTATACCAGAAATGTTCAAAAAAATTGTTGAAGAAATTTTACTTATAAAAGAAATAGCTCTATATGAACCTTAA
- a CDS encoding UDP-N-acetylmuramoyl-L-alanyl-D-glutamate--2,6-diaminopimelate ligase → MNLKDLFKNLKGEFINFKNEEVKGISENSKEVEKNYVFITLKGTKTSGKNFIKEAIERGAICIVTDEKINEIKVPQFITEDVYGTMHKILQRFYSKPKFKIIGVTGTNGKSTITNYLSFVFDKLGIKNGVIGTLSSRVKDKIIFKGYTTPPATYLYRIFKEMEKEKIDYLFMEVTSHGLEQKRIYDITLEGLIYTGITRDHLDFHKTMENYYQAKKKAFYLLSKNAPSLINVENPYGKRIFEEIDNKNKKSYGFYLEELDYRIFIKYISSQGMGLKIEYNKREIDFETKLIGKFNAYNICAVFAMLKELGFKEEDFLKPLTEFEGIEGRLEKISSKKGFYIYIDYAHTPDALNASLETLKSLHPKKLITIFGAGGNRDKEKRPMMGRIASEYADILILTNDNPRFEDPIKIIEDIKSGIPEGELDKVIIEPDRRKAIKKGVELAEKGDIILIAGKGHEDYMEIKGEKIPFKDKDVVMEILEGNHERIS, encoded by the coding sequence ATGAACCTTAAAGATTTATTCAAAAATTTAAAGGGGGAGTTTATAAATTTCAAAAATGAAGAAGTAAAAGGTATATCAGAAAATTCAAAAGAAGTAGAAAAAAATTATGTGTTTATTACTTTAAAGGGAACAAAAACAAGCGGAAAAAATTTTATAAAAGAAGCAATAGAAAGGGGGGCAATTTGTATTGTAACAGATGAAAAAATAAATGAAATTAAAGTGCCTCAGTTCATTACAGAAGATGTTTATGGGACAATGCATAAGATTCTGCAAAGGTTTTATTCAAAGCCTAAATTTAAAATCATAGGTGTTACAGGAACAAATGGAAAATCAACAATAACCAATTACCTTTCTTTTGTTTTTGATAAACTCGGAATTAAAAATGGGGTAATAGGAACATTAAGTTCAAGAGTAAAAGATAAAATAATTTTCAAAGGTTACACAACACCTCCTGCAACTTATCTTTACAGAATTTTTAAGGAGATGGAGAAAGAAAAAATAGATTACCTTTTTATGGAAGTTACATCCCATGGTCTTGAGCAAAAGAGAATTTATGACATTACCTTAGAGGGACTTATATATACTGGAATAACAAGAGACCATCTTGATTTCCATAAAACAATGGAAAATTATTACCAAGCAAAGAAAAAGGCTTTTTATCTTTTAAGTAAAAATGCACCATCTCTTATCAATGTTGAAAATCCATACGGAAAAAGAATCTTTGAAGAAATTGATAATAAAAATAAAAAAAGTTATGGATTTTATCTTGAAGAATTAGATTACAGGATTTTTATCAAATACATATCTTCTCAAGGTATGGGATTGAAAATTGAGTATAATAAAAGAGAAATAGATTTTGAAACAAAACTTATAGGTAAATTTAATGCCTATAACATATGTGCTGTTTTTGCAATGCTTAAAGAACTCGGATTTAAAGAAGAAGATTTTTTAAAACCCTTAACTGAATTTGAAGGAATTGAAGGAAGGCTTGAAAAAATTTCTTCTAAAAAGGGATTCTATATATACATAGATTATGCCCATACCCCTGATGCTTTAAATGCATCTCTTGAAACATTAAAAAGTTTACATCCTAAAAAACTTATCACTATTTTTGGAGCAGGAGGCAACAGAGACAAGGAAAAAAGACCTATGATGGGAAGAATTGCTTCAGAGTATGCTGATATACTGATTCTTACCAATGATAATCCAAGATTTGAAGATCCGATCAAAATCATAGAGGATATTAAATCAGGAATTCCTGAGGGTGAACTTGATAAAGTAATAATTGAACCGGATAGAAGAAAAGCAATAAAAAAGGGGGTAGAACTTGCTGAAAAAGGTGATATTATTTTAATTGCAGGTAAAGGTCATGAGGACTACATGGAAATAAAGGGAGAAAAAATTCCCTTTAAAGACAAGGATGTTGTTATGGAAATACTTGAGGGAAATCATGAAAGAATTAGTTGA
- the murF gene encoding UDP-N-acetylmuramoyl-tripeptide--D-alanyl-D-alanine ligase — MKELVEKILKDLKSVKIDSREIKEGDIFFALRGEKTHGAYFVEDALKRGAKLAILPKEFENKFKNEKIIFVEDTLKFLIELAKERRKNLKGKIIAITGTVGKTTLKFMLSHIMNKNNKKNFPSPKSYNNFIGASLTLLNAPPETDYIIMEAGINKEGEMEELREIIKPDLGILTKIGPGHLEGLKSIEKVVEEKSKLFEKLPPDGFLVVNKNSPYIHLIKTKANIVYYEVKEKNLKWDGKYFIYKNDFNFRINVPSFGMVENALSALKTSFLLKLNISEDIFDDFKFPELRMQLINYKDAIIILDAYNANPLSMEDAIKTGTFFNKKEKFLFMGDMLELGEYSEFYHREIARILKAKNYNAVFTLGEYSRFTSEESEKLGLFSSHYTDKNKMKEKLKEILERNVLIVIKGSRKMEMEKILEGVINVP; from the coding sequence ATGAAAGAATTAGTTGAAAAAATTTTAAAAGATTTAAAATCTGTAAAAATTGACTCTCGGGAAATTAAAGAAGGTGATATATTTTTTGCTTTGAGAGGAGAGAAAACTCATGGTGCTTATTTTGTAGAGGATGCACTAAAAAGGGGAGCTAAACTTGCAATTTTACCAAAAGAATTTGAAAACAAATTCAAAAATGAGAAAATAATTTTTGTTGAAGATACCCTCAAATTTTTAATTGAACTTGCAAAAGAAAGAAGGAAAAATTTAAAGGGGAAAATTATTGCAATTACAGGAACTGTTGGAAAAACCACTTTAAAGTTCATGTTATCACACATAATGAATAAAAATAATAAGAAAAATTTTCCATCTCCAAAAAGCTATAACAACTTTATCGGTGCTTCCTTAACACTTTTAAATGCACCTCCTGAAACTGATTATATAATAATGGAAGCAGGGATAAATAAAGAAGGTGAAATGGAGGAACTTCGTGAAATTATAAAACCCGATTTAGGAATTTTAACAAAAATAGGGCCAGGACATCTTGAAGGACTTAAAAGTATTGAAAAAGTTGTAGAAGAAAAATCAAAACTTTTTGAAAAATTACCACCTGATGGTTTTTTAGTTGTTAATAAAAATTCACCTTACATTCATCTAATAAAAACAAAAGCAAACATAGTATATTATGAGGTTAAAGAAAAAAATTTAAAATGGGATGGTAAATATTTCATCTATAAAAATGATTTCAATTTCAGAATAAATGTTCCAAGTTTTGGTATGGTAGAAAATGCACTCTCGGCTTTAAAGACATCTTTTCTACTTAAACTCAACATAAGTGAAGATATATTTGATGATTTTAAATTCCCTGAACTCAGAATGCAGTTAATAAATTACAAGGATGCAATAATAATTCTTGATGCCTATAATGCAAATCCTCTTTCCATGGAAGATGCAATAAAAACTGGAACCTTTTTCAATAAAAAGGAAAAATTCCTTTTTATGGGAGATATGTTAGAACTTGGTGAATATTCAGAGTTTTATCACAGGGAAATAGCAAGAATTTTAAAAGCAAAAAATTATAATGCTGTTTTTACCTTAGGAGAATATTCAAGATTTACTTCAGAAGAAAGTGAAAAACTGGGTCTTTTTTCTTCACATTATACTGACAAAAATAAAATGAAAGAAAAATTAAAAGAGATCTTAGAGAGAAACGTTCTAATTGTAATAAAAGGTTCAAGAAAAATGGAAATGGAAAAAATTTTGGAGGGTGTAATAAATGTTCCTTGA
- the mraY gene encoding phospho-N-acetylmuramoyl-pentapeptide-transferase, with protein sequence MFLEFLYPLKSLWTPFNLFGYVTFRALYAAVTSFLLTIIIMPYYLKLSKKFNLREKIKEDVPEHHKKKEGTPTSGGLIIVISVIISLLLWADLKNPFIYAALLPFLGFSFVGFLDDIRKTKNRKGLNQVPKFLLQVIVTLIFISFYFFIYSPEIRFKTQMLFFKNILLSLDFLYPFLIFFMYLGTINSVNLTDGLDGLAAGVAAPVIFAFTVFAYVGGHFKIANYLNVLFIPKSWEISVFGSALLGSTIGFLWFNSYPAEIFMGDTGSHAIGGGIASMAALIKHELLLPIAGFVFVIEALSVMIQVFSYRRFGKRVFLIAPLHHHFEKKGFSEPKIVVRFWITSLIFSLIAVSTLKIR encoded by the coding sequence ATGTTCCTTGAATTTTTATATCCTCTTAAAAGTTTATGGACTCCCTTTAATTTATTTGGATATGTCACATTCAGAGCTCTCTATGCTGCTGTTACTTCCTTCTTACTGACTATTATTATAATGCCCTACTATTTAAAGCTTTCCAAAAAATTCAACTTAAGAGAAAAAATAAAGGAAGATGTTCCTGAACATCATAAAAAAAAGGAGGGGACACCCACATCAGGAGGATTAATAATTGTTATAAGTGTAATAATTTCCCTTTTGCTTTGGGCTGATCTTAAAAATCCCTTTATTTATGCTGCCCTTCTTCCCTTCTTGGGTTTTTCTTTTGTAGGATTTCTTGATGATATAAGAAAAACTAAAAACAGAAAGGGACTTAACCAGGTTCCTAAATTTTTATTACAAGTTATTGTTACCTTAATTTTTATTTCCTTTTATTTCTTTATTTACAGCCCTGAAATCAGGTTTAAAACACAGATGCTCTTTTTCAAAAATATACTTCTCTCCCTTGATTTTCTTTACCCCTTTTTAATATTTTTCATGTATCTTGGTACAATAAACTCAGTTAACTTAACCGACGGACTTGACGGTCTTGCAGCTGGTGTTGCAGCTCCTGTTATTTTTGCTTTCACAGTTTTTGCTTATGTGGGTGGGCACTTCAAAATAGCAAACTATTTAAATGTTCTCTTTATACCAAAATCCTGGGAAATATCTGTATTCGGCTCTGCTCTTCTCGGTTCAACAATTGGTTTTTTATGGTTCAATTCATACCCTGCTGAAATTTTTATGGGGGATACAGGCTCTCACGCAATTGGAGGAGGAATTGCATCAATGGCTGCTCTTATTAAACATGAGCTCCTTCTCCCAATTGCTGGATTTGTTTTTGTTATAGAAGCTTTAAGTGTTATGATACAGGTATTTTCTTATAGAAGATTCGGGAAAAGAGTATTTCTAATTGCACCTCTCCATCACCATTTTGAAAAAAAAGGATTTTCTGAACCAAAAATTGTGGTAAGATTCTGGATAACATCCTTAATTTTTTCTCTTATAGCAGTAAGCACTTTAAAAATCAGATGA
- the murD gene encoding UDP-N-acetylmuramoyl-L-alanine--D-glutamate ligase: MKNAIWGFGSSGKSVFSFMLKEGLKPFVIDKKFQNEHLLPLFDRIILSPGIALNHHQFRNLIKNSKTIIPELEFGFNLINGKIIAITGTNGKTTTTHLIYNILKENLKNKRVFLGGNIGKPLTDLYYREGIFVLEVSSFQLQFIKRFKPDIACILNISEDHLDSHNSFEEYRESKLKIFKNMGKGDYLILNYEDENLKNIKNNNINILYVSLREKVNGIYYSQGKFIINLFDKREIIEDEFENFIGPGNKYNLAFSILVSYLMGINKEKIVLILKKLKPLPHRLEIVKKEKDILWINDSKSTNPHSVLYALKSFNSKNIILILGGKNKNISFDSIKEEVKKKVKKIILYGEAGEFLENNLSGLKEIKRVKTVKDAVYEAKRSSDKGDIVLFSPGLASFDQYKNYAERGEDFKRWVKEI, translated from the coding sequence ATGAAGAATGCAATCTGGGGATTCGGTTCTTCTGGAAAATCTGTTTTTTCCTTTATGTTAAAAGAAGGATTAAAACCTTTTGTAATAGATAAAAAATTTCAGAATGAGCATCTTTTACCTTTATTTGATAGAATTATATTATCACCGGGAATAGCTTTAAATCATCATCAATTCAGAAACTTGATAAAGAACAGTAAAACCATAATACCAGAACTCGAATTTGGTTTTAATTTAATAAATGGAAAAATAATTGCAATAACAGGAACAAATGGTAAAACCACAACAACACACCTTATTTATAATATCTTAAAAGAAAATCTAAAAAATAAAAGGGTTTTTCTTGGAGGTAATATAGGAAAACCACTTACTGACCTTTACTACAGAGAAGGTATTTTTGTTCTTGAAGTTTCAAGTTTTCAGCTTCAATTTATAAAAAGATTTAAACCTGATATCGCCTGTATTTTAAATATTTCAGAAGATCATCTTGATTCCCATAATTCCTTTGAAGAATATAGAGAGTCAAAATTAAAGATTTTCAAAAATATGGGAAAAGGTGATTATCTAATTTTGAATTATGAGGATGAAAATTTAAAGAATATAAAAAATAATAATATCAATATCCTTTATGTATCTTTAAGAGAAAAAGTAAATGGAATTTATTACTCACAGGGAAAATTTATAATTAATCTTTTTGATAAAAGAGAAATAATAGAAGATGAGTTTGAAAATTTTATAGGTCCTGGAAATAAGTATAATTTAGCTTTTTCCATTTTAGTAAGTTATCTTATGGGTATAAATAAGGAAAAAATTGTTCTAATTTTAAAAAAATTAAAACCACTACCTCATCGCCTTGAAATTGTTAAAAAGGAAAAGGATATTTTATGGATTAATGATTCAAAATCCACAAACCCTCATTCCGTCCTTTATGCTTTAAAATCTTTTAATAGCAAAAATATAATTCTTATACTCGGCGGGAAAAACAAAAATATTTCCTTTGATTCAATAAAAGAAGAAGTTAAAAAGAAGGTTAAAAAAATAATTCTTTATGGAGAAGCTGGTGAATTTCTTGAAAATAATTTAAGTGGCTTAAAAGAGATAAAAAGAGTTAAAACCGTAAAAGATGCTGTTTATGAAGCAAAAAGAAGTTCTGATAAGGGAGACATTGTTCTTTTCTCCCCAGGACTTGCAAGTTTTGATCAGTATAAAAATTATGCAGAACGTGGTGAGGATTTTAAAAGATGGGTGAAAGAAATTTAA